The region CCAGAGTCTCAAGGAGACCCATTTTCtcctgaagaagatgaagatttCATAAGCTGGCTTGTTACATCTAACTCAGGGAAGAGAAAAAGAATTGATAGCCCTATGAACGTGAGCATGGACAGTAATAGATATGCGAGCGTAATGACGGTGCTGGAGAAGGTTAAAGAGGGACTGAACAAAATAGTGAATTCTGCAGAGGGAGTCAATGATGAGACAAAGAAGGAGCTGATGATGATGAGGGACGCGGTTGACAAAGAAATAGTGGAAACACATAGAGCTGTGATGGCAATGGAAAGATGCGATTTTGGATGCCAAGTAGAGGAAGAGGACATTAGACAGGACATATCCGTGGCCGAAgtgagaaatctgatgaaggaaGATATGACACTAACAGAGTTGGAAGAGTTACTGAAAATGACCTGGCCAGAAGAAGCCTATAGAGTAAGAATGGATAACACCCGAATTACCGAAAATAAAGAGGAGGAAATAGCCATTCTGGCCCCATATAATAAAATGGTTGATTTAAAAATAACGAAACCACTTATCGGTAATTCCAGACAGATGCTGGAATACGTGAAGGGGGGTAAAATAAAGGAAGGGGAAATTATTTCCCACAGAACAGAAGGTTACGCCGAGATCAACGGTAAAGTGATCAGAGacagaaaaaatatacattttgcTGGACTGTCCGAACGAGAGGAGGACTGCTTTTCTCTGTACCAATTGGGAAACAAAATCAAGTATAAAATACTCGCAGGAGAAACAAATACACTACATATAGCCGTTATGAACGAGATGGAAACGGAAACGAAAAGGAAAATACTCGAGTGCGTATATTACGATTTCGACGGGGAAGTAGTACTGCATGAAACTAAACCAgcaacgaaaaataaaattacaaaaaaagaatatgaaaatGAAGCCGTCGTTATAGAAAGAAACGAACACCTCACATATGCTCAAATGGTAACCAACCTGAAAGGACAAATCGGACATGATAATGAAATTACAAGCGAAATAAATGGAGTTAGGGAAACTAGGGACGGACATCTACTACTCGAGATGAAAAAGGGTAGCAAAGAGACAGACAAAATATACAAgcgaataaaagagaacatgaAAGACGCAACGGTAAAGAAATATACGGGAGGCAGACAAAAAATATCTGCTAATATATATGGAATTGATATTGATGTAAGGGAAAATCAAATAGAGGAGAGGATACACGAAGTGCTGGGCATAGCACAAAATAAAGACGGGGTGGAAATTAAAGCCCTAAGACCACTGAGAGGTGGCAGACAAGCAGCCACCATTGTgggaaaagaagaaatcatatcCAAGCTTAttgaaacaagaaaaattaaaattggatTCTCAATAGCAGACGTGAAAGAAAGGAAAATAACCAATAAATGCAATAGATGTTGGGAGATAGGACACATGGCAAAGGAATGTAAGGGCGAAGATAGGAGTACTAAATGCAGGAACTGTGGAAAGGATGGACACCTGGTCCGAGATTGTATAGAAGAGCCTTATTGTATGGTCTGTTTGGAAACAGGCCATAGGACGGAATCAAGAAACTGCAAGAGAAAATCAAGGCAGTAATGACTCCCACAAAGGGGAGGAAAGAAACTGATGCAATCACAAAGAAAAATACACTAAAGAGCGCTATATATACACAAATCTACCTCATTTATGcacaaataatttattgttttatctatacaaagggaaattttatttataaaagatTTGATGGTTTTATTtatacactaatttatttttttatttataccaCTTTAAAGAAGGAAGGACATAAGGAGATAAATCTTGAGGCCGAAAGTCCGAGTGATGAGTTAGGACAAAGGAAACTACCTGTCTCAAAATGGCTACCATACTACAGACCAATCTAGGCAGGTGTAAAGCTGCTCATGATATGGCACAGGCAGCAGCAATGTCTGAAAAGATAGATATACTAGTAGTTTCagaaccaaataaaaaaattaccgcAAAGGAAGGCTGGTTCGTGAACGATGCAAGAGATATAGCGGTGAAAATAACTAATAGAAAACTGGTTTTGGAGAAAGTAAAgagggaaaaaaatttcatccacCTGGTATTACCTGGCTATCACGTTTACGCAATATATGTGTCACCGAACGTGTCCctggaaaatttcaaagaaaagatAGACTCAGTGTTCGGAGATGCGTCGATACAAAAAGGTGGAAAAATCATAGTCGGAGATATTAACAGTAAATCCCCCATGTGGGGTGCCCCCTCGGCAGACAGAAGAGGCGAATATGTGGAAGAATGGCTATCACAATTAGCATGGACAGCAATGAACAACGGAAAACCAACCTTCGTGAGAGGATCGTCAAAAACGCACATTGATGTCACCCTTGTCCCGAATACATTCGCGAAGAAGATAACAGATTGGAatataaaacatgaaaatcCATATACGTTGCATGGTCACATATATTTCAGAGTCAACACTAAGATGCCAACAAATAGAGGAGACACTGGAAGGGTGTCCATCTTCGATAAAGAACGGTTCATAAAGGACCTTACAGATAATATAAATGCCAGCTCAACAGGCAGTGGTACTGATATGTACAAAAAGGCGCTACAAGCTTTGCAACGGTCCAAAAGGAcggaaaaagaaaaacaaaccaCGCACCCATACTGGTGGAGTAGAGATGTGGAAGTCGCTAGAGGAAATTATCTGAGAGCACGCAGGAACTATACGAGAATGGGAAGAAGAAATCATGGAAACAGGAACTCAGAAtgtgaagaaatgagaaaactCGGTAAGGAACTAAAAAAAGATAATTAACAGAGAGAAGAGAGAAAAATGGAAAGATCTCCTTAGGAAACTTGACTTGGACATATGGGGCGACGCGTATAAAATCACAACAAACCATATGAAGTTTCGAAGCCTTCCCTACAAACTTTCGGCCTCGAGAAGAAGGCAAATACTACGCGACCTGTTCCCATTAGGGGGAAAACCAATAAAACGCACAGGTGGCCCTCGAACGTTCTTTGAACCCCTCCAGATGGAGGAACTGAAGACCGCAGTTGAATCCATGAAGGCAGGTAGGGCACCAGGTCCCGATGGTATGACAGCAGAAAACCTGAAAATAGTGTGTGAAATAGTGCCGGAACAGCTACTAGACATGTTCAACAAGCTGATCGAGGAAAGAATCTTTCCCAAGTGTTGGAAGGAAGCAAAGGTTATACTCATCCCGAAAAAAGGAAAAGACCTAGCGCTATCGGGGTCCTTCAGACCCATCTGTTTACTGAATGTAATGGGAAAGCTCTTTGAGAGAATTATCACTAACAGACTGGATATAGAACTGATGGAAAACAGAGCGATCTCACCGAATCAACACGGCTTTGTGAAGAAACGATCTACGTTGACTGCAATGCTTAGAGTTCAGGACATAGTGAAGAAAACAAACAGTAAGTGGATGGTCGCTGTCACAATAGATGTCAAGAATGCATTCAACACAGTCCGATGGCATCACATTGTTGATAAATTGAAAGAGATTGGATGCTCGGAATACCTAGTGGAGACGATAGAAGACTACTTCCGAGATAGGTGGGTGAGGGTAGGCTCCGTGAGGTGGAGATGTACGATGGGGGTGCCACAGGGCTCCATCAAGGGGCCAAGGCTCTGGGACGTCGTCTACGATGACGTGTTGAGGCTACCATATGACCCCGGAGTCGAGGCCATTGCCTACGCCGATGACCTCCTTCTGCTGATAGAGGCGGCAGACAGACAGCAACTGATGGAAAAGGCAAAACGGACCATGTCTACGGTCTCGCAGTGGATGGACTCAAAAAATCTAGAAATTGCTGTGCACAAGACAGAAATGCTTGTCCTCAAAGGGCCTAGGAAACGAGACGATCTTAGGATCGATTTCAAAAACGCGGTCATTAGCCCGGCGCCTTCCGTGAAGTATCTTGGTGTGACCTTTGACCAAAGGATGACATTCTCGGCGCACATTACAGACATCGTCAGTAAAGCCAACGATAAAGTCGAATCAATGAGACGATTACTTCCAAATATCGGTGGACCTGACTATTtgcaaagaagagttttgtgCACGATCCTGCACTCTGTGCTACTTTACGCAGCACCTATTTGGAGGGAGGCAATGAAAAGGGAAAAACAGAGGACACAACTTATCAGCGTACAGAGGAGGGGACTGCTACGGGTGGCGTCAGCTTACCGAACGGTGTCTTCGGAGGCGGCTCAGGTCATTGCCGCTTTTCCGCCAATCGACCTGATGGTCGCAGAAGCGTGTTTCTTATTTAAGATTGGCACTAGATTGCCGGGAAACAGGAATATGGCACGGAAAAGAACCTTGAGAATGTGGCAGAAGAGATGGGAGGAGGGTACGAATACGGCAGTTTGGACGCgtgatcttattaaaaatctTAGTGGATGGATCGAATGCGGGCATAGAAAAAGCGGATATTTCTTCACACAATTCCTCACTGGACACGGCTCATTCGGCACCTATACGAAACGTATAGGGAAAACTGAAAGCGATTTGTGCGAACTGTGCCAGGTCCCGGACAGTCCGGAACACGTATACGCCGTGTGCCTGAGATTTAAATCGGAAAGACATAAAGTGAAGTTGGATATGGGGAGGCTTCCGGACGTGATGGAACTCGTAGAAACAATGACAGCAAACAAGGACAAGTGGAATATTATGTACGAGTACATTACAAGTATTATGAGGagaaaggaagaagaagatagGCGCAGACAGCAGGAGGAAAGATGAGAAGGGTCTGATGATGTGGGAAAACAAGTTCCTGAAATGATCAGTGATGAGGAAGATGAGGAAGACAAATCATACCGGGTTACGCACCTGAAAGAGCGGGTTTCTATAGCCTCTTACCAGGTGCGATGATACCCGGGGAAAGAGGAGGGGGTTTTAGTGAGGTGAAAGTCCCACACGAATCCAGCGGCAACGTAACATCTTCTAGCCCGCCGCTGGAGAAGGCATTAGCTTTCCCCCTACCTcagggcaaaaaaaaaaaaaaaaaaaaaaaaaaaaaaaaaaaaaaaaggttaggttaggttaggttaggttaggttaggttaggttaggttaggttaggttaggttaggttaggttaggttaggttaggttaggttaggttaggttaggttaggttaggttaggttaggttaggttctctTCCGAAGGTCAGCACCTTGTCGTGGTGGAAGGGCTTAAGTAACCGCAAGGATCCTTGAGGCTATGTCGACGGAACCTCGGTTCCAGCAGGGCCACCCATGTCGAACAGGCTTAAGGAGAGCGGCGAAAACAAAGACTGACCAAATGTGGCACGGCCAATCCCAGCCTTTGCCGCATTCCTCATACCCTAAAATTCCCATGTTCCCCAAACCCCATATACTTACCCCAACCTTGTCCATTCCTCACATATTCCTGTGGAGGTTCCGGCCGCTAGTACGTTGGGAAAGCGAGTCCGGGGCCTCAAATACTTACCTTTCCTTTTTCCCTATGGATGGAACTCACGGCTACCGACCTTGGCATGAAACAGGACCCAGGGATGTGTGCGTTTGCACTGCTCTGAAAACTAATATTCGGATATGGacaggaaaaagaagaaaacgtCTACGGTGCAGGGGAGGGATACCCCAGTACCGGTTGTGGAAGGTGTTCGCGCAGGCCAACCTCAACCGTCATCCAGCTACTGCGTAGCCCCTCTTTTATTCCAGGGAGAGACGGCTTCTATGGTTACTGGAAAGAAACCCGA is a window of Harmonia axyridis chromosome 2, icHarAxyr1.1, whole genome shotgun sequence DNA encoding:
- the LOC123673452 gene encoding uncharacterized protein LOC123673452, whose amino-acid sequence is MATILQTNLGRCKAAHDMAQAAAMSEKIDILVVSEPNKKITAKEGWFVNDARDIAVKITNRKLVLEKVKREKNFIHLVLPGYHVYAIYVSPNVSLENFKEKIDSVFGDASIQKGGKIIVGDINSKSPMWGAPSADRRGEYVEEWLSQLAWTAMNNGKPTFVRGSSKTHIDVTLVPNTFAKKITDWNIKHENPYTLHGHIYFRVNTKMPTNRGDTGRVSIFDKERFIKDLTDNINASSTGSGTDMYKKALQALQRSKRTEKEKQTTHPYWWSRDVEVARGNYLRARRNYTRMGRRNHGNRNSECEEMRKLGKELKKDN